The Mucilaginibacter gracilis genomic interval CGTCGGCAACCAGCGCATCATGTTTGGCGGCATCGCCGCTCATTAAGGCGTCAAACGCGCCTTCGCATACCTGCGATGTTAATTCTATTTCTTTCCCGGCAAGGGCAGCGCGGCGTTTTACCAAATCGCTTGTGGGCTCTAATGTGGTTGATAGGGTTGCAATAACGCCAATGCGTTTCCCGGTTTGCACGGCTAAATCGGCCATCGGTTGGTCAACCCGTAAAACGGGCACATGTGCTACTTCGGCGGAGGCCTCAACGGCGGCACCAATAGATGAGCAGGTAACCAGTATAAAATCAGCACCCGAATCTTCGGCAGAAGCTACGTAATCGGCAACGCGTTTACTAATAGCTGGTGTAAGTTGGCCGCGTTCGCGAATGTTGCGTACCAGGCTATCGTCAACAATATTAAATGTGGTTATACCCGGCAAATACTCTTTACAAAGCTGCTGAAATACAGGTATTAGCGTATGCGACGTGTGGATAAGTCCTAATGTTTTTGGTTTCATAATTATGTGGTTGTTTGGCCTTTAAGCACTAATTCAAAATAATTTTCGGCACCTACCTGGCCGCCTTTAAAGTTTACCTCCATACCATCGGCTGCCGAACCCGGCGCGTAAGCTTTGCATAACGGCGCTCCCGGCGAAACTGGAACTATCATTTCAACCGCCTCTATACCCATTGCGCGTGCAACATAGCCTGATGTATCGCCACCGGCAATGAGCAACCTTTGTAAAGTGGTTTTACCTGCCACACCTACGGCAATAAGGCCCAGTGCGGTACCATAAAGTTGCGCCGTTTTTTCGCGGATGTCGTTTTGGGTTAAACCTTGTTGGGCAAAAAAATCATACGTTTTCTTAAAACGCGGGTCTTCTGTACCCAAACTGGTATGTATAATAACCGGGATACCCCGTTGCAGCAGTTGCGCAATTAAATGGATATAAACAGCAACCGTAGTTTTGAGATCTTTTGAGCTTGCAATAGCAATGGTGTCGAGGGCTATATCGGCAAAATTATTATCTATAGCATATTCAATTTGTATTGCCGTAACCGGCGAGCAACTGCCCGATACCACTAACATGGTTTTAGCCTCTCCGGCAGCTTGCCATTCTGTTTTGCTTTGCGCGATACCCTGAGCGGCCCACAACTTACCCAGGGCCATCTCTATACCAGAGGAACCGATAGAAAACAAGGGCTTATCTGCCGATGCATAACCATCAATCAGTTGAGCTATGGGAAATAGCTGGTCTTCGTACAAGGCATCAAACAATATAATTTGCTTACCGGCATCTACCTGCTCCTGTAATTTTTTCTCGCTTTGTTGCTGGGACAAACCAATGGTTAAAATATCTATCAGGCCAATGGTTTGTACGGTTTGTTTAGCCAGGTGCAAACGCAAATCGCCTTCATCTGCCGGGGTAACCGGGTGCTTGCTCATTGACGGATGCCTGTCCAGCCGGAATATTTCGCCTTTGCTGCCTATCCCCATACGGGCAAACAGGTTACCAAAAGCGCAATACCTGCCCAATGCAGGGGCGGCTACCAACAGCGGTATAAATGGTGCGCTAAATATTTTTGCGCCAATATCGGCAGCTTTACCTATGCTGCCAATGCGCGGCGACGAATCAAACGTAGAGCATACCTTATAGTGTACATGCGGTACTCCTAATTGCTTCAGTGCCAAAAAGGCGGGCAGCAATTGGCCTTCCATATCGGCAGGCGACATCGATCGCGTCATGCCTGCTACGCCGATGGCTTGCAGGCCGTCGTACTTTTCTAACTGCTCAACCGTGGGAGCTACTATAAACAATACCGTTTTTATACCGGCACGGGTTAAAAATTCCAGCGCATCGGTTGATCCCGTGAAATCGTCCCCGTAGTAGGCCAGTAAAAGTTTATGCTTGTTTGCCATTATTTACTGCCAAATTTTGTAACCGATTTTGCAAATTCGGGGTATTGCTTTGCAGCATCCTGTAAAGTTAAGCCGTTTACTGCACCCTCCCAGGCTTGTTGCAGGGCCACTACCCCACCGCCCGGCCCATCGGGATGGGCCATAATACCGCCGCCCGCCATATAAAGCAGATCGGTGGTGCCGGTGCGGCGATAGGTTTCGAATGCCTGCCCGCCCCATTGCCCCGATGATACAACCGGAATAGGTGTTTCGCCTTTAAACAAAGGCGTTAAACATGCTTCCATCGAGCGCACTACCGAATCGTCGCTTTCCCAAAATTTGTTTTGGATGCCGTTCACATGTAGTTGGTCAACCCCGGCCAGTCGCCAAAGTTTTTGATACGCCGGGAACTCAATACCCAGCAATGGGTGCCTGTTTATCATTCCCCAGCCGTTGCGATGGCCATGTATCACCAGTTGGCCCTGGTCGCAAATCTTTTTTGTGCCTGCCAGGCCAACGCTGTTGATGCTTATCATAGCGCAGGTGCCGCCGGCTTTAACAATGTAATCGTATCGCGCAAGCATACTATCAACCTCGTCGCTCAGGTTGAAGGCATACATCACTTTTTTGCCCGTTTTATCTGCATGAGCATTAATTACATGCATAATGGCATCAACCCTGTCTTCAAATTTGGAATTAGCTGCCGATGATAATAGCTCATCATCTTTAATAAAATCAATACCTGCTTCGGCCAGGGTTTTTACCAACTGCGCCGTTTGCTGTGGCGACATGCCGATGCTGGGTTTAATGATTGTGCCAATCAGCGGCCTATCTTCAACACCGGTACTTTTGCGGCTCCCGGCAATGCCGAAACGTGGGCCTATAAAATGCTCGCCATAACTTGGCGGCAAATCAATATCCATCAGTTTTAAGCCCGTAAATTGAGTTATCTCGTATAAATTACCCTGTAAGGTAGATACCAGTACGGGCAGGTTATAACCAAAATTTTCTATCGACCACGAAACCTCAATAATGGCTCGATGGTACAAACCATCCTTAGCAGTAGCTCCCGGAATAGCCGGTTGGGTTACCGATTCCAAAGGTGTAATTTTTTCAACCCTCGCAGCAAAGCGCGCCTTCAGTTCCTCCGTTTCGCCGGGAACGGCTACAAACGTACCTGATGATTGTTCACCTGCCAAAACCTGCGCGGCTTTTTCTAAAGCGTACGGGGTTTCTATATAATATTTAGCGGTTATTCTTTCCATTAAGCAATACTCTTTTTTATTTTATATCCGCTTACGCCGAAGTATAAGATCACAATAAAACAGATCAACGGAATGATATAGCCGATCTGGATGTTATCGCCATTTAAATCAATAACTGTTGCCATTAAATAAGGCACAACCGCCCCACCTACAATGGACATAATGAGCCATGACGAACCAGGCTTGGTATCATCGCCAATGCCATCTATCCCCAAGGCGAATATTGTTGGGAACATGATAGACATGAAGAAACCGATAGCACCAAGGCAATAAACTACATAACTGCCCTTACCTAAAATTGCCACCGCGCATAATAACGCCGCTACAACCGCGTAAATAGAAAGCAGTTTGTGAGATTTGATGAACTGTAGAAAGATAGTACCCACAAAGCGGCCACCCATAAATAAAAAGCCATACATGGCTAAATAATATCCGGCCTTTATTTCGTCAAAACCAGCACCTTGCTTGGCCATACGGATAAAAAAACTGGTTACACAAACCTGTGCGCCAACATAAAAAAATTGTGCTACTACCGCCCACGATAGATGCTTGTGCTTTAATGCCCCAAAAAAGTTACCCCCTGATGTTTCTTCTTTAGTTGATGCTTTTATTTCGGGTAATTTGGCAACAAAAAATAAAATTGCAACCAATGCTAAAGCAATAGCTAATACAGTGTAAGGCATTTTTACAGACGAGGCTTCGTGCAAAAAATAGGCAGAGCGTTGGGTTACCGACATGGCTTTTAATTGTACCTCGCTATAATCGGTACCCGAAAGTATGAGTTTGGTACCTACAAACGGCCCAACCATAGCGGCAATACCGTTAAAAAAAGCCGCGATATTTAACCTTGTTGTAGCCCCGGCCGGGTCACCCAATATAGCCGAATAAGGGTTAGCAGCAGTCTCTAATATGGCAATGCCACAACCTATAATAAATAGCGCACCTAAAAACCCGGTGTAAGCCAATGCATTTGCCGAAGGAACAAACAATGCTGCGCCAATAGTAGCTAAAACCAAACCAATTATGATGCTGTTTTTATAGCCAAACCGCTTTAGCAGCATCCCCGCCGGAACGGCCATAAGGAAATAGGCCAAAAAGATAGAGGTATCAACCAATGTAGATTGACGGTTGTTTAACTGGCATGCCTTTTTTAAGTGCGGAATAAGGATGCCATCGAGGTTGTGTACCATTCCCCATAAAAAGAACAGGCTACATATCAGCACAAAAGGCAACATCAATGTTTTGCCTTTTAATGAGCTTTCGGAAATAACTTCGGTATTTGATGCTGGTTGCATGATATGGTTTTAAACGGTTTGTTTTTTTACAAGTAACAAATGATCGCACACCACAACCACTTCGCCATGCTGGTTAATAATTTCTACATGTTCGGTAACGGTGCCGTATTCGGGCTTTTTGGCCCCGGCTTTTTCGGATATGGTAATTTCGGAGTGGATGGTATCACCAATAAAAACAGGCTTTACAAAACGTAGCTTATCATACCCCTTTGAAAACGCTTCGGGATTAATTTCCGAAGCGGTTAGCCCGATACCGATACTAAATATCATGGTGCCATGCGCAATGCGTTGTTTAAACGGCTGCGTGGCGCACCACTCGGCATCCATATGATGCGGGAAAAAATCGCCTGTATGGCCTGCATGTACCACAAAATCTGTTTCGGTAATGGTACGGCCAAAGGTTACGCGTTTATCACCTATGGTATAATCTTCAAAAAAAGTTGATTTAAAGTACATTGTGTATTTTATTGGTTATTAGGTTATTGGTTTTATTTGCTTTTTAAATTCCCATCTTGAGAGGGGCGCAGTGGATTTGTGTGGTGGCAGGGGTGTGTTATTCATCGCGTGGAGAAAAAACACACCCCTCCGCCCCTCTCAAGAGGGGAATCGCACAAGGCCCTCGCTTTTATTATTACCAGGTTGATTATCAATATCCGAAATCGAAACTCCGAAATCCCAAATCATTAAAATCTTTCACTTACCACCACGCCGCCATTGTCGCTCGATAGGTAGGCACTTTCAACAACGGCCATCGTCTTTATAACGTCCTCAACACTGGTTGGCAGCACATCGCTTTCGCCGTTTTTATAACGCATCAGGCTGCTCATGGTGCCGATAAATGCATCCGGAAACCAGGAGCCTTCCAGTTCAATTTCGTGCCATTCGGGAGTTTTGCCTTCTTCTAAAACGCAATATTCAAATTTATCGGGCACGCCGTGCGGGTAATCCATCAGCAAACCCATACGGGCCTTAATTGCGCCTTTGGTGCCTTCCCATTTAATAAAGCTTTCCTGGTTATGCGGCCCAAAGGAATGATCGTGATTGGTATTGATAACGGCGTGCATGGTATCGCCATAATCAAACAAAATGGTTGAGCGCGACGACGATAAAGTTTTGGCCGGATGTTTCAATGTTTTAGCCATCACCGTTTTAGGGTCGCCCAAAAACGACCGCATCAAATCAATATAATGGATACTGTGGTATTGTATCTCCAAACGTGGATGCACCATTACATGCGGAAACAATTCCCAGGGGGTTTGTAAAGTTACGCGTACTTCCATATCGTATAACTCGCCTATTATGCCCTGCTCTATTAAATACCGGGCGGCGTTAACGTATGGTGCAAAACGGAGCTGGCAATTAATAGCTGCTGCCAGGTTTTTACGCCTGCAAACCGCCAATATTTTTTTACTCTGCCAAAAGTAGTCGCCCATGGGTTTTTGAATGAGCACGCCTACACCATCGGGCAATGCCTCCAGGGTTTCAATAAACTGATCGGGCATGATAGTAATATCGTAAACCGTATTGGCCGGCGAATGGGCAACTGCATCGGCAACGTTATCATAAACGTTTGGAATGCCCCACTCGGCGGCCAGTTTTTCGGCTTTGCCACGGGTGCGGTTAGTTATGCCAATTACATTAAAACCGGCCTTTTTATAGGCGGGCAGGTGTGCATCGCCAACAATGCCACCTGCGCCAATAATAACAATAGGTACCGCAGTATGTGGTAATATGGGTTTATAAGGTATTTGCATAATTTACAATTGGTTTATCTATTGCGCTTATTTTTTGCTGCCCGTGGGCAAGCAATTGCGCAACAGGTGTAGCTGTATTAATAGCAGCAAGTACAAGGTCGTCAATAATTTTGGCAATTTGCGCCCAATTGCCTTTTTGCGGTAACGAACGGGCGGTTTGGTGCAGTTGCTCCAATTTATGGTAATATGGTATAATGGCGTTAATGCCGCCATCAACCCAGGTAGAAATGCGACAGCCTATGCCGCCTTCAAGCGTTAATAATTTATCGTTACGGGCACTAACAGCGTAGCGTATAAAATTGTAAGCTGTTTGTTTATGCTTACTGCCCGCACCCACCGCATATACCCAATACACATTTAACGATGCCGGTTGGTTGCCCGCAGTATGTGGCATGTAAGCTATATCTACTTTGTTTTTCACTACCGATTCGTTTATCACCTCGCACATTGATGCAAAGCCAAACCAGTTAACCATCATGGCGGCTTCGCCACGGGCAAAGGCCATACCCGCCTGTACCGATTCGTATTGCATGGTATTGGGGTGTACAGCCTGTTTATCGCGCAAAATATCGCGGTAAAAAGTAAGGCCCTCCAACGCTTCGGTGGTATCAATGTTGATGAGGCCGTTATCGCTAACCAAACTGCCGCCACGTGTCCATAACTGGAGGCAAAAATCAAAAACGGTATTATGGCCGTCCGGCAATCCGGCGAAGACTGTTCCATATAAATTCTCTTCCGGACGGTGGAAAAATTGGGCAACGGTTTTAAAGTCATCCCAGGTTTTTGGCACTTGTAAATGCTTGCCGTGCAGCTCGTGGAACCTTTTTATTTCTTTAACATCGGTAAATAAATCTTTACGGTAAATTAAGCATTCGGGGCCGTCGTGAAAAGGTAATCCGGCAACGGCTTCTCCAAACTGCTGCATCGATAGCAGCGAACTGCTCCATCCCCAGGGATAATCATCGGGCGGGTTTTGTGTAATGTAGGGTTGCAAATTCTCTAAAGCCCCGGTTTCCCAGGCTTCGTAAAGCCAATCGGTAACTACGTGTGCAATATCCCAATCGCCATTTTTAAGGCCGTTTTGTTCTAAAATAGCATTGTGTAAATCGTCCAGATCCATCGGCACCATTTCGGCTATTAAGGTACAACCGGTTTCGGCACAATAGTTATCCCATAGCTTTTGCAGGGCAGTTTCAAACGGTCCAAATTTGCGGACGGCTATTTTTAATGTACCGCTACTCATGCTTGTTTATTAATTGCTGTATAATGGTTTGGTTATCCTCGCCAAGTTTTGGTGAGCCTTTAGGCGATGTAAGCAACTCGCCATCAATACGGATGGGGCTGCGCGTGGTGCGATAATTAAAACCATCGCTCATGGTTACCTGCTGTAGCATATCCAGGGTTGTAAAGCCCTCGTGCGCCATTAGTTTATCCCACGATAACACTTCGGCACACCATATATCGGCCTTTTGCAAAATATCAAGCCATTTTTGGCTGGTGCCCGATAATAAATGACCGGCTAATATGGCCTTAATTTCATCCCGCTTATGGAAAGCTTCGGCAACGTCTGTATAAGGTAGCAAAGCATCACAACCTAATAAAGTACCCAGTTGCGGTATGGAGCCCATAGCCAGGGCCATATAACCATCGCCGGTTTTGTATATGCCGTAAGGCGCACCTAAATAAGCATGAGCATTATTTTTTTCAGATCTTTCAGGCAATTTACCATCGTAATAATAGGTGGTAATGGCCTCAAACTGAAAATCGATGGCCGATTCGAGCATGCTTACCTGTACCAAAGCGCCTTCGCCACTAATGGTGCGGCGCAATAGGCAGGCTAAAATGCCTTGTGCCAAATGGTTGCCCGCCAGCATATCAATAATAGACAAGCCCATGGGTACGGGGCCGCCTGCGTTGCCACTTAACCAGGTTAAGCCGGTTAACGATTGCAACAATAAATCCTGACCAGGCTTATCTTTCCAGGGACCTTCATCGCCATAGCCGGATATTTCGCCGTAAATTACCGATGGGTTTACTTGCTGCACGCTGGCATAATCAAAACCCAAACGCTCCATTACGCCGGGGCGAAAGTTGTGCATTACCACATCGGCTTGTTTTACCAGTTGCCATATTTGAAGCTTATCCGCTTCGTTTTTAATATCGGCAGCAAAACTTTCCTTGTTACGGTTAATGGCATGAAATACCGACGACTCGCCATTCATGATAACGTTAGAGGTGTACAAGTGGCGGCATATATCGCCCGTAACAGGTTTTTCAATTTTTATAACCCGCGCACCCAAATCGGCCAGTTTTAAAGCTGCCGAAGGCCCCGATAGGAACTGGCTAAAATCGATAACCAAATAGTCTTCCAGTGGCTTCATATCAGGTTATATTGTAAATTAATGGCTTCGGTTTGTGCGCCGGGGCGCGGCGCGGCCACATCCGAATATAGTTTTTCTCCGTTAATACGGATGGGGCAACGGGTTGTACTCAAACTGCTGCCATCGGGCAGTTTTACTTCCTGCTTCATTCCCATTACTTTATAGCCTTCGTGCTCAAGGGTTTCCTTATAAGTTAAAACTTGGGAGCACCAAATGCCTTCGGCTTCCAGTTCACTTAGCCACTTGGTTGTGGTTTTTTGTTTTATCTTTTCTGCCAGCAGGGTCATAATCTCGTCGCGCTTATCAAACCACGATGCTTTTTCGGGGTATAATTCGGCAAGGTTATCAACGCCTAAAGCCTTCCCTATTTTAAACAAGTCGCCCATAGCCAGGGTAAGGTAACTATCCTGTGTTTCATATATCCCGTAAGGGGCGCTTAAATAAGCATGGCCGTTGCCTTTTACGGCACTGCGTTGCGGCAGTTTACCGCCATCGTTTAAATAGGTGGTTATCACTTCAAATTGCAAGTCAATCACCGATTCCATGAGGCTCACCTCTACCAGCAAACCCGTATTGGTTTTGGCGCGTTTAATTAGCGCGGCTAAAATACCTTGCACAAAATGCGCACCGCAAATCATATCGGCTGTAGCCAAACCAAAGGGTACCGGGCCGGCATCATTAGTGCCCGATAAATAGGCCAAGCCGGATAAGGATTGAATCAATAAATCCTGGCCGGGACGCAAAGCCCAGGGGCCTTTTGTGCCATAGCCGGTTACAACACCGTAAACTATGCGCGGATTAATAGCCTTAACCGACTCATAATCGAGCCCAATTTTTTCCATTACGCCGGGGCGGAAATTATGGGTAATAACATCGGCCTGTTTAATGAGCTTTTTTATGCGCTCCATATCATCCGGGTCTTTCAAATCTGCCGCGTACGATTCTTTATTGCGGTTAATGGTATGAAAAACCAAACTATCACCATTTACAAAAATATTGCGGATGGCTATCTGGCGGCCAGCTTCGCCTTTTACCGGGCGTTCAATTTTAATAACGCGCGCGCCCAAATCGGCAAGCCGCAAGCCTGCTGTTGGCGCGGCCATAAACTGCGCAAACTCTAATACAAGCAAACCCTCCAATGGCTTTATCATGCCTGTACCTTTTGTTTTGATTGCAGATAGAGGTCGTCCATTTGCTTTAATACTTCGCGTTCATCGCCGCCGTTCATCAGGTAATTGCGTACCATATCGCCTGCATGATCCTGAAAAAACATGTGGCCAAAATACCGCGGGCGCAAATAGGCACGTTGCAATGCCGGTAAAGTATTGGCAAAATAATTATGCGTTATTTGATTAGTTTGGGCATCCGTCCAGGCGGTTAAATGCCCTGGCTGGCCGCCATTATGGGTATATAAGCCAAGCTGGCAAGCGGGTGATGCCACAAATTGAGCATATTGCATGGCTATATCAACATGTTTGCAATTTGACGAAATGGCAATACCCGTACCGCCTAACGAGCTGCGTAAATTTGAACTGCCGTTAAGGGTTATCATGTCATGAAAATGAAGCAATTGACGTGCATAACCATTGCGCGAATAATTTGAATAACCATAAGCAAACGGGCAATAAGCTATATCATCGCCCAGCGTCATGGTTTCGTATATCTGGATCGGATTTTTATTAAAACAAGCCACATCGATGTTTTGGGCCAGCTCCCTGTATAATTGCAGTGCTTTAATACCGGTGGCTTCGCTTATCACTTTGTCTTCCTGCTGGCAAGGGTCTTCGCCCAGTGAACAGCAAAAAGTATAAAACGTCATTAACGAATCTATCGGTATGGCCGGAAAAGCTACCAGGCCGCGTTTTGCCAGGGCAAGCAAATCGTTATAGGTTTTAGGCAGCTCCAGGCCGTATTTTTTAAACAGATCGGGGCGGCTGGCGGCTACCGGCGTTGCAGCATCTATTGCCAACGCCCACTGGTGCCCATCGTATGAGTAACTTTCGTAAGAATGGCCAACGGTATTTGCTTCCTGATCTTGCAAAAAGCTTTTCGATAAATATTTATCAAACGGAAGTATCGATCCTGTTTTAGCGGCAAAACCAGCCCAGGGATGGTCTATCACCAATAAATCATACCTTTCGGCTAACTGCTGGATGGAAAGATCTGCGAATTGTTGTAGCGAGCGCTTTTCCCAGGTTATGTTTACCAATGGGTTTAATTCGGCAAAGCGCTGCGCAGTGGCTGTCATGGGTACAAAACCGCGGCTATGGTTCCAGGTAATTCCTTTTAGTGTAATGTTATCAAGCATGTGTATCAGTATAAACCATAATTTAATCGCTCAAATTATTGAGCATAGCTTGTGCAGCAATACGCGGCCTAACAATAAATTGGTAATTGATTAGATTTTAATTGAAACAAATTTACCAGAGATGGGCATAGGCATGTTGTATAATTTAAGCAAGCCATTGTAGGATGTTAGCATGAGTACACTAACATTGATGGTAGAAAAGGAAAGAAGATGTAATATTTAACACAGCATATCAATAATCAAATAATGTTTTGCTGTTAGATACCTAAATTCATTATCGGATACCGCGCTCCTCTATTTTGCAGTGAACAAGGCAGTAAATTAATTTACTCGGTATCCTGCAAATGATAGGTATTGTTTACCCAATAGCTTGCCGCGCCAAAAAGCGGTGCAAGTTCGCCCAATTCGGTTATTTCGATAGGGATATGAATATCTTTTTTGTTTAAGCAACTTAAAAGATGTGGCATAAACCGTAACGATGCTTTGGTAATATTACCACCAATAACTATTACATCGGGGTGCTCTTTTTCAATAAAGCTCTCTAAAAACACGGCCAAATTTTCGGCAAAAAGCTTAAAAACAGCCCGCGCTACGCCCGAAACACCGCATATATCATTCAAAGCCTTTACGTTGGCTATGTTGATGCCCGTGCGGTCAAAATATTCTTTTAAAAACCAGCGGGTTGATATGTAGTCTTCAGCAATTCCATCCATCATTGGCGAATTCCATAATTCACCATCAGCAGCTACACCGTTGTTGTAAACAGCGGTACCTAAACCGGTGCCCAGGGTTAAAGCAATTGCTTTTTTGCTATTTAACGCAGCACCCGCAAACACTTCGCCTTTTAAAAAACACTCGGCATCGTTAAACATTAAAATGTTTGCTGTTGGTATATTAAGCCTTTGGGCCAATAGTTGTTTAATATTTAAACCGTATAACGAATCGTATTTTTTGTTGCCTTTTATGTATGATATTCCGGCTTCATAATCAAACGGGCCGGGCATAGCTATGCCAATTTTTTTTTCGGTTATGTTTACCGTAGCAAAAGCTTGTTCAATTATTGCGGTCCAGGCTGCAATAATATCTGTAGCCTCTCCCCACGAATTAATAAATGCCCTGAAATACGACTTTTGCACTATTTCCCTTGTATTCAAATCTACAAAACCAACCGTTATGTGCGATCCGCCAATATCAATACCTAAAATTAAATCTTCTTGTTTCATCATAAATTTTGTTGCTGCATAAGCTATGCACGGAGCAGTAAATTTAGCATTTCATTCTAATAATTCAAATATTCAAAGCACCAATCTGTACTATGGTTTACCTTGCTTTACGGGTAATTGCGGGGCGTGGTATTCGGTAAAAAACACACATCCAGCCTTCGCTTTTAAACCTTTAAGCCAGGGATAATAGGACTAACATACAATACATTACAACTGTAATATTAATATTTAACCTCCAACTAAAACAGTTAGCTATTTTTCGATGTTGTAGCACCTAAAAAACAGGATAACCATATGACTACAGAAATTTACCCGGGGCAGCCCTACCCCTTAGGTGCAACATGGGATGGCAAAAGCGTTAATTTTGCGTTATACGCCGACAATGCCACGGCAGTAACTTTATGTTTATTTAACTCGGTTAACGACGAAACCGAAATTGAAAAAATACAGTTAACCGAACGCTCGCACCAGGTATGGCATGTTTGCCTGCCCGGAATAAAACCAGGCCAGTTATATGGCTACCGGGTTGATGGACCTTACGAACCCCAAAACGGGCATCGTTACAATCAAAACAAGTTACTGATAGACCCTTATGCCAAAGCTATTGCAGGCATGATTGACTGGAACAACGGCATTTTTGGCTACGAACCCGGCAACCCGGAAGAGGACCTTAGCTTTAGCAATATTGACAGTGCGCCATTCATTCCAAAAGCGGTAGTTATCGACCCTTCTTTTAATTGGGAAAACGATTGCAGCCCTAACAGGCCCTATCATTTATCCATCATATACGAAGCACACGTTAAAGGCTTAACCCAAACCCATCCCGACATACCCGACGAAATTAGGGGAACCTATGCAGGCATGGCCCACCCCGCCATGATTGCCTATTTAACAAGCCTTGGCATTACCGCTATTGAACTGATGCCCGTGCACCATTTTGTAATAGACGGGCATTTGAAAGAGAAAGGTTTAAGTAATTATTGGGGCTACAACACCATTGGCTTTTTTGCACCTCACTCGGGTTATTCAAGTTCGGGAGTAGTTGGCGAGCAGGTAACCGAGTTTAAAAACATGGTTAAAGAATTGCACAAAGCCGGCATTGAAGTGATACTGGATGTGGTTTACAACCATACCGCCGAAGGTAACCATTTAGGCCCAACGGTATCGTTTAAGGGTATAGACAATGCATCGTACTACCGCTTAACCGACGACAAACGCTACTATAACGATTATACCGGTACCGGCAACACCTTAAATGCCAATTTGCCAAACGTATTGCGTTTGCTGATGGATAGTTTGCGCTACTGGGTTACCGAGATGCACGTTGATGGTTTTAGGTTTGATTTGGCTGCAACCCTTGCGCGCGAACTGCACGCAGTAAACCAGTTAAGTGCCTTTTTTGATATTATTTACCAGGACCCTATTATATCGCAGGTTAAACTGATTGCCGAACCGTGGGACATTGGCGAAGGTGGTTACCAGGTGGGCAAGTTTCCGC includes:
- a CDS encoding extracellular solute-binding protein, with translation MSSGTLKIAVRKFGPFETALQKLWDNYCAETGCTLIAEMVPMDLDDLHNAILEQNGLKNGDWDIAHVVTDWLYEAWETGALENLQPYITQNPPDDYPWGWSSSLLSMQQFGEAVAGLPFHDGPECLIYRKDLFTDVKEIKRFHELHGKHLQVPKTWDDFKTVAQFFHRPEENLYGTVFAGLPDGHNTVFDFCLQLWTRGGSLVSDNGLINIDTTEALEGLTFYRDILRDKQAVHPNTMQYESVQAGMAFARGEAAMMVNWFGFASMCEVINESVVKNKVDIAYMPHTAGNQPASLNVYWVYAVGAGSKHKQTAYNFIRYAVSARNDKLLTLEGGIGCRISTWVDGGINAIIPYYHKLEQLHQTARSLPQKGNWAQIAKIIDDLVLAAINTATPVAQLLAHGQQKISAIDKPIVNYANTL
- a CDS encoding CaiB/BaiF CoA transferase family protein, producing MKPLEDYLVIDFSQFLSGPSAALKLADLGARVIKIEKPVTGDICRHLYTSNVIMNGESSVFHAINRNKESFAADIKNEADKLQIWQLVKQADVVMHNFRPGVMERLGFDYASVQQVNPSVIYGEISGYGDEGPWKDKPGQDLLLQSLTGLTWLSGNAGGPVPMGLSIIDMLAGNHLAQGILACLLRRTISGEGALVQVSMLESAIDFQFEAITTYYYDGKLPERSEKNNAHAYLGAPYGIYKTGDGYMALAMGSIPQLGTLLGCDALLPYTDVAEAFHKRDEIKAILAGHLLSGTSQKWLDILQKADIWCAEVLSWDKLMAHEGFTTLDMLQQVTMSDGFNYRTTRSPIRIDGELLTSPKGSPKLGEDNQTIIQQLINKHE
- a CDS encoding CaiB/BaiF CoA transferase family protein, translated to MKPLEGLLVLEFAQFMAAPTAGLRLADLGARVIKIERPVKGEAGRQIAIRNIFVNGDSLVFHTINRNKESYAADLKDPDDMERIKKLIKQADVITHNFRPGVMEKIGLDYESVKAINPRIVYGVVTGYGTKGPWALRPGQDLLIQSLSGLAYLSGTNDAGPVPFGLATADMICGAHFVQGILAALIKRAKTNTGLLVEVSLMESVIDLQFEVITTYLNDGGKLPQRSAVKGNGHAYLSAPYGIYETQDSYLTLAMGDLFKIGKALGVDNLAELYPEKASWFDKRDEIMTLLAEKIKQKTTTKWLSELEAEGIWCSQVLTYKETLEHEGYKVMGMKQEVKLPDGSSLSTTRCPIRINGEKLYSDVAAPRPGAQTEAINLQYNLI
- a CDS encoding ABC transporter substrate-binding protein, which produces MLDNITLKGITWNHSRGFVPMTATAQRFAELNPLVNITWEKRSLQQFADLSIQQLAERYDLLVIDHPWAGFAAKTGSILPFDKYLSKSFLQDQEANTVGHSYESYSYDGHQWALAIDAATPVAASRPDLFKKYGLELPKTYNDLLALAKRGLVAFPAIPIDSLMTFYTFCCSLGEDPCQQEDKVISEATGIKALQLYRELAQNIDVACFNKNPIQIYETMTLGDDIAYCPFAYGYSNYSRNGYARQLLHFHDMITLNGSSNLRSSLGGTGIAISSNCKHVDIAMQYAQFVASPACQLGLYTHNGGQPGHLTAWTDAQTNQITHNYFANTLPALQRAYLRPRYFGHMFFQDHAGDMVRNYLMNGGDEREVLKQMDDLYLQSKQKVQA
- a CDS encoding ROK family protein; protein product: MMKQEDLILGIDIGGSHITVGFVDLNTREIVQKSYFRAFINSWGEATDIIAAWTAIIEQAFATVNITEKKIGIAMPGPFDYEAGISYIKGNKKYDSLYGLNIKQLLAQRLNIPTANILMFNDAECFLKGEVFAGAALNSKKAIALTLGTGLGTAVYNNGVAADGELWNSPMMDGIAEDYISTRWFLKEYFDRTGINIANVKALNDICGVSGVARAVFKLFAENLAVFLESFIEKEHPDVIVIGGNITKASLRFMPHLLSCLNKKDIHIPIEITELGELAPLFGAASYWVNNTYHLQDTE